A single region of the Sorghum bicolor cultivar BTx623 chromosome 7, Sorghum_bicolor_NCBIv3, whole genome shotgun sequence genome encodes:
- the LOC110436861 gene encoding uncharacterized protein LOC110436861 isoform X2: protein MYQTNQGGGGQNTFSHSMSTNLSDISYIEQNSMYMTTSRVDDYPTSMSSHGTSRITNYDAEMLKGSAAGSSNTYRYKKGGFTELMLEQIRNSQEDDQCDSNRQQLERMQGTLTQMIIGNDMNENRSLENLDGIFGPQTDWSISESRTSYEGEQMASMADEDRSENGQYHWQTDVFNNMEIDEVQHEDEDDQPTMEENDLRIIAAEPTNSDITSAVTDDNEHVNGSQELTEEEIEEFIKSEQVAASAGNNAPISSKYTPQLSMEFKTRNDAHHFFNFYAFLAGFQVVITHTTRTQSKKK, encoded by the exons ATGTACCAGACTAACCAG GGTGGAGGTGGACAAAACACATTTTCACATTCTATGTCGACAAATCTATCAGACATCAGTTACATTGAGCAGAATAGTATGTATATGACAACAAGTAGAGTTGATGATTATCCAACATCAATGAGCTCACATGGAACATCAAGGATCACCAATTATGATGCAGAAATGCTTAAAGGATCTGCTGCAGGCTCTTCAAATACCTACAGATACAAAAAG GGAGGCTTCACTGAACTTATGCTGGAACAAATCAGGAATTCACAGGaagatgatcaatgtgacagtAATAGGCAG CAGCTTGAAAGGATGCAAGGAACATTAACCCAGATGATCATTGGAAATGATATGAATGAG AATAGGAGCCTTGAGAATCTAGATGGAATCTTTGGACCGCAAACTGACTGGTCAATATCAGAGTCAAGAACATCATATGAG GGCGAACAAATGGCAAGCATGGCTGATGAAGACAGATCTGAAAATGGACAATATCATTGGCAAACTGATGTATTCAACAACATGGAAATTGATGAG GTGCaacatgaagatgaagatgatcaACCAACAATGGAAGAAAATGACTTGAGGATCATAGCAGCAGAACCAACAAATTCAGATATTACATCAGCTGTAACAGATGATAATGAGCATGTAAATGGCAGTCAGGAACTCACGGAGGAGGAGATTGAAGAATTCATTAAAAGTGAGCAGGTTGCTGCATCTGCaggcaacaatgcaccaatcagCAGCAAGTACACCCCACAACTATCAATGGAATTTAAGACTAGGAATGATGCTCACCATTTCTTCAACTTTTATGCATTCCTAGCTGGATTTCAAGTTGTCATAACACATACGACAAGAACTCAAAGTAAGAAGAAATAA
- the LOC8060936 gene encoding protein FAR1-RELATED SEQUENCE 5: MAMKSAIEQVFINTKHRNCLFHIKTKCYNKNIKVFAANEGLYEEFEDVVNNCLTEEEFERLWKRMIEERNLQGNQYFNRMWEMRKRFIPVYYKNDFFPFIQTTSRSEATNARFKDNVGPTYSILSFLKEYNRIVDNINQAERLEDNYSNQKRPKEFIFGYRIEQQAQQLYNRNIFKKFQLQLKETSRLNYRETEYGKTFEVWQKSNEIHEVHRFRRYTVNTELTQGQEEFTCICAKFSKDGILCSHILKIVIEKEISTIPEKYFIERWRKKNMMVHVERREEETVETSPLLRFNILSRKSTILNSKGSKTEQAMEYLMAEFDKMEINLDRMLSAQQSGEAQNDQQGSNEGGETIPGGTRDTRTEIDEPETI, from the coding sequence ATGGCTATGAAATCAGCAATAGAGCAAGTCTTCATTAACACAAAGCACAGAAACTGCTTGTTCCACATAAAGACCAAATGCTACAATAAGAACATCAAGGTATTTGCAGCAAACGAAGGACTGTATGAAGAATTTGAAGATGTAGTCAACAATTGTCTAACAGAGGAAGAGTTTGAGCGACTTTGGAAGAGAATGATTGAGGAAAGAAACCTACAAGGGAATCAATACTTCAACAGAATGTGGGAGATGAGGAAAAGGTTTATCCCGGTCTACTACAAAAATGATTTTTTCCCATTCATACAGACCACATCCAGAAGTGAGGCAACAAATGCGAGGTTCAAAGATAATGTTGGGCCTACCTATAGTATCCTTAGCTTTTTGAAAGAGTACAATCGGATTGTTGACAACATAAATCAGGCAGAAAGGCTGGAGGACAACTATAGCAACCAGAAAAGGCCAAAAGAATTTATATTTGGCTACAGAATAGAGCAGCAGGCACAACAACTATACAATAGAAACATATTCAAAAAGTTCCAGCTACAACTGAAGGAAACATCAAGGCTGAACTACAGGGAGACTGAATATGGAAAGACATTTGAGGTTTGGCAGAAAAGTAACGAGATTCATGAGGTTCATAGGTTCAGAAGGTATACAGTAAACACTGAACTAACACAAGGTCAAGAAGAATTTACCTGCATATGTGCAAAATTCAGTAAAGATGGAATATTGTGCTCTCATATCCTGAAAATAGTCATTGAAAAAGAAATCAGCACAATTCCAGAGAAATACTTCATAGAAAGGTGGAGAAAAAAGAATATGATGGTTCATGTtgaaagaagagaagaagaaacagTTGAAACAAGCCCATTGTTGAGATTCAACATATTATCCAGGAAGTCAACAATACTGAATTCAAAAGGATCAAAAACTGAGCAAGCAATGGAATATCTAATGGCAGAATTCGACAagatggaaatcaatttagatagaATGTTATCTGCTCAGCAATCAGGCGAGGCACAAAATGACCAGCAAGGCAGCAATGAAGGAGGAGAAACTATACCAGGAGGAACTAGAGATACACGCACTGAAATAGATGAGCCAGAAACAATTTAG
- the LOC8060937 gene encoding NAC domain-containing protein 18 yields MAAERAPVLVRHAGGGVEALRQLPPGFRFRPTDEELVVQYLRRKAFGVPLPAAVIPVVRDLYSLDPWDVVVVPGPDASSEGEKYFFAVRPAGAGKSGGARATASGRWKPSGKEKPVVLPRPCGGGSLLVGVKRAMTFVPRRKKKAASSAAAALTTGWVMHEYRLAAPLHKNGCSLAQAQGEWVVCRVFQKGSSSSRPSRRRAVPAAHPAAVAASPSSASSCVTDGSSSDLDEVNS; encoded by the exons ATGGCGGCGGAGAGAGCACCGGTGCTGGTGAGGCatgccggcggcggcgtggaggCGCTGCGGCAGCTCCCGCCGGGGTTCCGGTTCCGCCCCACGGACGAGGAGCTCGTGGTGCAGTACCTCCGGCGCAAGGCCTTCGGCGTGCCGCTCCCCGCCGCCGTCATCCCCGTCGTCCGCGACCTCTACAGCCTCGACCCCTgggacgtcgtcgtcgtccctgGCCCTG ATGCGAGCAGCGAGGGGGAGAAGTACTTCTTCGCTGTGCGGCCAGCGGGCGCCGGCAAGAGCGGCGGTGCTAGGGCGACGGCGAGCGGGCGGTGGAAGCCGTCGGGGAAGGAGAAGCCGGTGGTCCTGCCCCGCCCGTGCGGCGGAGGGAGCCTCCTGGTGGGCGTGAAGAGGGCGATGACGTTCGTGCCCCGGCGGAAGAAGAAGGcggcgtcgtcggcggcggcggccctgaCGACCGGCTGGGTCATGCACGAGTACCGCCTCGCCGCGCCGCTGCACAAGAAC GGCTGCAGCCTGGCTCAAGCTCAAGGAGAGTGGGTCGTCTGCCGCGTCTTCCAgaagggcagcagcagcagcaggccgaGCAGGAGGCGAGCGGTGCCGGCCGCCCaccccgccgccgtcgccgcgtcGCCGTCGTCCGCTAGCAGCTGCGTCACGGACGGGTCGAGCTCGGACCTGGACGAGGTCAACAGCTAG
- the LOC110437174 gene encoding uncharacterized protein LOC110437174 isoform X2, giving the protein MKNKFLSEINETSLPLVKTFGEKLLGDSLSDDDVFRFFMVVALSTFLCANSSTLPSPQYLGALIDVSKVKEWDWSKFVFDWLFASISNYRKKNRSTIGGCRYFLAAYYLDFVNFGKRHELPPSLPRILCWKGSMIKIFASYDHVSGDKYGKRPVKCIEDTCYAEASLPADACDSFRSSLDKHCNFIHKKHKDNMCQLFKEHHSRLGYRSPGTLVAKMFKYLYESYRDRDAADPSFEAENSSDRVSSRAHDNVVHEGVGAVPAEVESPLHSPAHGIVPEVVLDEEMDVVKEVDAAGCIDGIVKDVHPNIPSPAMIPEVVPKDVLDQKMDAVKEADAAGCIDGIVKDVHSKIPSPTVIHEDEASVTEKIESDGLYDAFGSDYCADSQSTEILPSNNSSAHDSGRRKRKRKHNASSQTSSHDSVASRTRHGLSQRLGKSPLSCIKANVLHDTGNGGSNDSPILVEEAPELASKAATKRQKLELDNA; this is encoded by the exons ATGAAGAACAAATTTCTCTCTGAAATCAATGAAACTTCTCTACCTCTTGTCAAGACTTTTGGTGAGAAGttgttaggtgacagtttgtcCGATGATGATGTGTTTCGCTTCTTTATGGTTGTTGCATTGTCTACATTTTTATGTGCAAATTCCAGTACTCTGCCCAGCCCACAGTACCTTGGCGCTTTGATTGATGTATCTAAGGTGAAAGAATGGGACTGGTCCAagtttgtgtttgattggctgtTTGCTTCAATTTCAAACTATAGAAAGAAGAACAGAAGCACTATTGGTGGCTGCAGATACTTTCTTGCT GCTTATTATCTTGATTTTGTCAACTTTGGAAAACGGCATGAACTCCCCCCAAGTCTGCCAAGGATCCTTTGTTGGAAGGGCTCGATGATTAAGATATTTGCTTCTTATGATCATGTGTCTGGTGATAAGTATGGAAAGCGCCCG GTGAAATGTATTGAGGATACTTGCTATGCTGAAGCATCCCTACCGGCAGATGCCTGTGATTCTTTTAGGAGTTCTCTGGATAAACATTGCAACTTCATCCATAAAAAG CACAAAGACAATATGTGTCAGCTTTTCAAAGAGCACCATTCAAGACTAGGCTATAGGAGTCCCGGCACACTTGTTGCCAAAATGTTCAAGTACCTGTATGAGTCTTATCGAGATCGTGATGCTGCTGACCCATCTTTTGAGGCTGAGAATTCTAGTGATAGAGTGTCTTCTCGAGCACATGATAATGTTGTTCATGAAGGTGTTGGTGCTGTCCCTGCAGAAGTTGAAAGCCCACTGCATTCTCCTGCACATGGTATTGTTCCTGAAGTTGTGTTGGATGAGGAAATGGATGTTGTGAAAGAAGTTGATGCTGCTGGTTGTATAGATGGCATTGTGAAAGATGTCCATCCCAATATTCCTTCTCCTGCTATGATCCCTGAAGTTGTTCCTAAAGATGTCTTGGATCAGAAAATGGATGCGGTGAAAGAAGCTGATGCTGCTGGTTGTATAGATGGCATTGTGAAAGATGTGCATTCCAAGATTCCTTCTCCTACTGTGATCCATGAAGACGAAGCTTCTGTGACTGAGAAAATCGAATCAGATGGCttatatgatgcttttggtagtGACTATTGTGCTGATTCTCAGTCAACTGAGATTCTTCCATCAAATAACTCATCTGCCCATG ATTCAGgtagaaggaagaggaagaggaaacaCAATGCATCATCACAAACTTCCAGTCATGATAGTGTGGCTTCTAGGACTAGACATGGACTATCTCAACGTCTTGGAAAATCGCCTCTCAGTTGCATAAAG GCAAATGTGCTGCATGATACTGGTAATGGAGGTTCAAATGATAGTCCTATACTTGTTGAAGAAGCCCCGGAGTTAGCTTCAAAAGCTGCAACCAAACGTCAGAAGCTCGAACTT GACAATGCATAA
- the LOC110437174 gene encoding uncharacterized protein LOC110437174 isoform X1 → MKNKFLSEINETSLPLVKTFGEKLLGDSLSDDDVFRFFMVVALSTFLCANSSTLPSPQYLGALIDVSKVKEWDWSKFVFDWLFASISNYRKKNRSTIGGCRYFLAAYYLDFVNFGKRHELPPSLPRILCWKGSMIKIFASYDHVSGDKYGKRPVKCIEDTCYAEASLPADACDSFRSSLDKHCNFIHKKHKDNMCQLFKEHHSRLGYRSPGTLVAKMFKYLYESYRDRDAADPSFEAENSSDRVSSRAHDNVVHEGVGAVPAEVESPLHSPAHGIVPEVVLDEEMDVVKEVDAAGCIDGIVKDVHPNIPSPAMIPEVVPKDVLDQKMDAVKEADAAGCIDGIVKDVHSKIPSPTVIHEDEASVTEKIESDGLYDAFGSDYCADSQSTEILPSNNSSAHDSGRRKRKRKHNASSQTSSHDSVASRTRHGLSQRLGKSPLSCIKASVLDHNGIGGTKENPVVIEEAPIIISNDASKHQNLELKANVLHDTGNGGSNDSPILVEEAPELASKAATKRQKLELDNA, encoded by the exons ATGAAGAACAAATTTCTCTCTGAAATCAATGAAACTTCTCTACCTCTTGTCAAGACTTTTGGTGAGAAGttgttaggtgacagtttgtcCGATGATGATGTGTTTCGCTTCTTTATGGTTGTTGCATTGTCTACATTTTTATGTGCAAATTCCAGTACTCTGCCCAGCCCACAGTACCTTGGCGCTTTGATTGATGTATCTAAGGTGAAAGAATGGGACTGGTCCAagtttgtgtttgattggctgtTTGCTTCAATTTCAAACTATAGAAAGAAGAACAGAAGCACTATTGGTGGCTGCAGATACTTTCTTGCT GCTTATTATCTTGATTTTGTCAACTTTGGAAAACGGCATGAACTCCCCCCAAGTCTGCCAAGGATCCTTTGTTGGAAGGGCTCGATGATTAAGATATTTGCTTCTTATGATCATGTGTCTGGTGATAAGTATGGAAAGCGCCCG GTGAAATGTATTGAGGATACTTGCTATGCTGAAGCATCCCTACCGGCAGATGCCTGTGATTCTTTTAGGAGTTCTCTGGATAAACATTGCAACTTCATCCATAAAAAG CACAAAGACAATATGTGTCAGCTTTTCAAAGAGCACCATTCAAGACTAGGCTATAGGAGTCCCGGCACACTTGTTGCCAAAATGTTCAAGTACCTGTATGAGTCTTATCGAGATCGTGATGCTGCTGACCCATCTTTTGAGGCTGAGAATTCTAGTGATAGAGTGTCTTCTCGAGCACATGATAATGTTGTTCATGAAGGTGTTGGTGCTGTCCCTGCAGAAGTTGAAAGCCCACTGCATTCTCCTGCACATGGTATTGTTCCTGAAGTTGTGTTGGATGAGGAAATGGATGTTGTGAAAGAAGTTGATGCTGCTGGTTGTATAGATGGCATTGTGAAAGATGTCCATCCCAATATTCCTTCTCCTGCTATGATCCCTGAAGTTGTTCCTAAAGATGTCTTGGATCAGAAAATGGATGCGGTGAAAGAAGCTGATGCTGCTGGTTGTATAGATGGCATTGTGAAAGATGTGCATTCCAAGATTCCTTCTCCTACTGTGATCCATGAAGACGAAGCTTCTGTGACTGAGAAAATCGAATCAGATGGCttatatgatgcttttggtagtGACTATTGTGCTGATTCTCAGTCAACTGAGATTCTTCCATCAAATAACTCATCTGCCCATG ATTCAGgtagaaggaagaggaagaggaaacaCAATGCATCATCACAAACTTCCAGTCATGATAGTGTGGCTTCTAGGACTAGACATGGACTATCTCAACGTCTTGGAAAATCGCCTCTCAGTTGCATAAAG GCAAGTGTGCTTGATCATAATGGAATTGGAGGTACAAAGGAAAATCCTGTAGTTATTGAGGAAGCCCCAATCATAATTTCTAATGATGCAAGTAAACATCAGAATCTTGAACTAAAA GCAAATGTGCTGCATGATACTGGTAATGGAGGTTCAAATGATAGTCCTATACTTGTTGAAGAAGCCCCGGAGTTAGCTTCAAAAGCTGCAACCAAACGTCAGAAGCTCGAACTT GACAATGCATAA
- the LOC110437320 gene encoding uncharacterized protein LOC110437320 — translation MLPRDLAACSKVSKWAGREGRKEGERGTSLLEGMDDDDFLSDAESANGESEDEFTMNSQQDNNSDSMNVDEDPNPADDVIDTAEMLKTFKHLQEAFSGFAKFVDKKGKSRRSGI, via the exons ATGCTGCCTAGGGATCTTGCAGCCTGCTCGAAGGTAAGCAAGTGGGCAGGGAGGgagggaaggaaggaaggagagAGAGGAACCAGCTTGCTTGAAG GcatggatgatgatgatttTCTTTCTGATGCTGAGTCTGCAAATGGTGAGAGTGAGGATGAGTTTACTATGAACTCTCAACAAGACAACAATTCTGATTCTATGAATGTTGATGAG GATCCAAATCCTGCAGATGATGTTATTGATACTGCTGAGATGCTGAAGACTTTCAAGCATCTGCAAGAAGCTTTTTCTGGG TTTGCTAAGTTTGTTGACAAGAAAGGGAAATCAAGACGATCTGGCATCTAG
- the LOC110436861 gene encoding uncharacterized protein LOC110436861 isoform X1 — protein MYQTNQMQGGGGQNTFSHSMSTNLSDISYIEQNSMYMTTSRVDDYPTSMSSHGTSRITNYDAEMLKGSAAGSSNTYRYKKGGFTELMLEQIRNSQEDDQCDSNRQQLERMQGTLTQMIIGNDMNENRSLENLDGIFGPQTDWSISESRTSYEGEQMASMADEDRSENGQYHWQTDVFNNMEIDEVQHEDEDDQPTMEENDLRIIAAEPTNSDITSAVTDDNEHVNGSQELTEEEIEEFIKSEQVAASAGNNAPISSKYTPQLSMEFKTRNDAHHFFNFYAFLAGFQVVITHTTRTQSKKK, from the exons ATGTACCAGACTAACCAG ATGCAGGGTGGAGGTGGACAAAACACATTTTCACATTCTATGTCGACAAATCTATCAGACATCAGTTACATTGAGCAGAATAGTATGTATATGACAACAAGTAGAGTTGATGATTATCCAACATCAATGAGCTCACATGGAACATCAAGGATCACCAATTATGATGCAGAAATGCTTAAAGGATCTGCTGCAGGCTCTTCAAATACCTACAGATACAAAAAG GGAGGCTTCACTGAACTTATGCTGGAACAAATCAGGAATTCACAGGaagatgatcaatgtgacagtAATAGGCAG CAGCTTGAAAGGATGCAAGGAACATTAACCCAGATGATCATTGGAAATGATATGAATGAG AATAGGAGCCTTGAGAATCTAGATGGAATCTTTGGACCGCAAACTGACTGGTCAATATCAGAGTCAAGAACATCATATGAG GGCGAACAAATGGCAAGCATGGCTGATGAAGACAGATCTGAAAATGGACAATATCATTGGCAAACTGATGTATTCAACAACATGGAAATTGATGAG GTGCaacatgaagatgaagatgatcaACCAACAATGGAAGAAAATGACTTGAGGATCATAGCAGCAGAACCAACAAATTCAGATATTACATCAGCTGTAACAGATGATAATGAGCATGTAAATGGCAGTCAGGAACTCACGGAGGAGGAGATTGAAGAATTCATTAAAAGTGAGCAGGTTGCTGCATCTGCaggcaacaatgcaccaatcagCAGCAAGTACACCCCACAACTATCAATGGAATTTAAGACTAGGAATGATGCTCACCATTTCTTCAACTTTTATGCATTCCTAGCTGGATTTCAAGTTGTCATAACACATACGACAAGAACTCAAAGTAAGAAGAAATAA